In a single window of the Ignavibacteriales bacterium genome:
- the kdpB gene encoding potassium-transporting ATPase subunit KdpB, with amino-acid sequence MVTQTKHDQVNLGTQGIQQLKKPEGLTGEMYRRALTDSFVKLNPRSMAKNPVMFVVEVGSVLTTVLWIQALAGSGEAPAWYIGSVSLWLWFTVLFANFSEALAEGRGKAQAEALRRARKDTTAKMLHKPKWGSDFSLVSSVSLKQHDVMLVEAGDIIAADGEVIEGVASVDESAITGESAPVIRESGGDRSAVTGGTKVLSDWLVVRVTAEPGGGFLDRMIKMIEGAKRQKTPNEIALNILLAAFTIIFLVVCITLLPFSIYSVHAVGQGVPVSLTVLVALLVCLIPTTIGGLLSAIGIAGMDRLIRHNVIATSGRAIEAAGDVDVLLLDKTGTVTLGNRMATEFTPAPGITKERLADAAQLASLADETPEGRSIVILAKEKYGLRGREVHDIAAHFVPFTAQSRMSGVDLQPEGKNGRRIIRKGAAEAIKAYIEAQGGAFPPAVQQAVQEISRLGATPLVVVENTDVLGVIHLKDIVKGGIKERFAHLRRMGIKTVMITGDNRLTATAIAAEAGVDDFLAEATPEDKLKLIRDYQMGGRLVAMTGDGTNDAPALAQADVAVAMNTGTQSAREAANMIDLDSNPTKLLEIVEIGKQLLMTRGTLTTFSIANDVAKYFAIIPAAFATTYPALNALNIMGLATPQSAILSAVIFNALVIVALIPLALKGVKYRAVSAVQLLRTHLLIYGVGGIVAPFLGIKLIDMVLKGINLS; translated from the coding sequence ATGGTGACGCAAACGAAACATGATCAGGTGAACCTTGGAACGCAGGGGATTCAGCAGCTCAAGAAGCCGGAAGGACTGACCGGTGAGATGTACCGCCGTGCCCTGACTGATTCCTTTGTGAAACTCAATCCGCGATCGATGGCCAAAAACCCCGTGATGTTCGTCGTCGAGGTGGGAAGTGTGCTGACCACTGTCCTCTGGATCCAGGCACTGGCCGGAAGCGGGGAGGCTCCTGCCTGGTACATCGGCAGCGTCTCGCTCTGGCTATGGTTTACCGTGCTCTTTGCCAATTTCTCAGAGGCTCTCGCGGAAGGGCGTGGAAAGGCGCAGGCCGAAGCATTGCGACGTGCCCGCAAAGACACAACGGCGAAAATGCTGCACAAACCCAAGTGGGGATCTGATTTCTCTCTCGTCTCGTCTGTGTCGTTGAAACAACATGATGTGATGCTTGTTGAGGCGGGTGACATCATTGCGGCCGATGGTGAAGTGATCGAAGGGGTAGCTTCCGTGGATGAAAGCGCAATCACTGGTGAGAGTGCGCCGGTCATTCGCGAGTCGGGGGGCGACAGGAGCGCGGTCACCGGTGGGACGAAAGTCCTGTCCGACTGGCTGGTGGTGCGCGTGACGGCGGAGCCGGGCGGGGGCTTCCTCGATAGAATGATCAAAATGATCGAAGGTGCAAAGCGACAGAAAACGCCGAATGAGATTGCACTCAACATTCTCCTTGCAGCGTTCACAATCATCTTTCTGGTCGTGTGCATAACACTCCTGCCGTTCTCGATTTACAGCGTTCACGCAGTCGGTCAAGGTGTCCCTGTCTCGTTGACGGTCTTAGTCGCACTCCTGGTCTGCCTGATACCAACAACCATCGGTGGGCTCCTCTCTGCAATCGGCATCGCTGGAATGGATCGATTGATCCGTCACAACGTGATTGCCACGTCCGGCCGCGCAATCGAAGCCGCGGGTGATGTCGACGTCCTTCTCCTTGACAAGACAGGAACCGTGACGCTCGGCAATCGTATGGCAACCGAGTTTACTCCCGCACCCGGAATCACGAAGGAGCGTCTGGCTGACGCGGCGCAACTGGCGTCACTGGCGGATGAGACTCCGGAAGGGAGATCGATTGTCATCCTCGCAAAAGAGAAGTACGGCTTGCGGGGCCGGGAGGTTCACGATATTGCGGCACATTTTGTCCCGTTCACGGCCCAATCCCGCATGAGCGGCGTCGATCTTCAACCGGAAGGCAAGAACGGGCGACGTATCATCCGGAAAGGGGCGGCAGAGGCGATCAAGGCGTACATCGAAGCACAGGGAGGAGCGTTTCCTCCCGCCGTGCAACAGGCCGTACAGGAAATAAGCCGATTGGGCGCAACGCCTCTCGTCGTCGTCGAGAACACAGACGTGCTGGGGGTGATCCATTTGAAGGATATTGTCAAAGGTGGTATCAAAGAGCGATTTGCGCACCTGCGCAGAATGGGGATCAAGACGGTGATGATCACCGGAGACAACAGGCTCACCGCGACAGCAATAGCTGCCGAAGCTGGGGTTGACGATTTTCTGGCCGAAGCCACGCCGGAAGACAAGCTGAAGCTCATCCGTGACTACCAGATGGGGGGTAGGCTTGTCGCGATGACCGGCGATGGAACGAACGACGCGCCAGCCCTTGCTCAGGCCGACGTCGCTGTCGCGATGAACACCGGAACTCAGTCCGCACGCGAAGCCGCGAATATGATCGACCTCGACAGCAATCCGACCAAACTTCTTGAGATCGTTGAAATCGGCAAGCAGCTCCTGATGACGCGCGGAACACTGACGACGTTCAGTATCGCAAACGACGTTGCCAAGTACTTCGCGATCATTCCTGCGGCCTTCGCCACGACCTATCCAGCACTGAATGCACTCAATATCATGGGGCTCGCAACCCCGCAAAGCGCAATTCTCTCCGCAGTCATTTTTAATGCATTGGTCATTGTGGCCCTGATTCCTCTCGCGCTCAAGGGGGTGAAGTACCGGGCTGTCAGTGCCGTGCAACTGCTGCGTACGCATCTCCTCATTTACGGAGTCGGAGGCATTGTCGCGCCATTTCTCGGTATCAAGCTGATCGATATGGTACTGAAAGGAATCAATCTATCATGA
- the kdpA gene encoding potassium-transporting ATPase subunit KdpA yields the protein MTFNGILQIVFFIVVLLALAKPLGAFMARVFQRERTFLDPILGPVERFMYRLARINPDEEMDWKANTVAMLLCNIVGLFVVYALQRLQQYLPWNPQSLSAVSPDSSFNTAVSFASNTNWQGYGGETTMSYLTQMLGLTVQNFVSAGTGMAVLALFIRGIARHSMKTLGNFWVDMTRSVVYILLPLSVVLALILVSQGVIQNFSTYTSVSVVEPTADTSGANVTEQVIAMGPAASQVAIKQLGTNGGGFFNVNSAHPFENPTPLSNFLEMLSILLIAAALCHTFGVMVGDTRQGWAFIAAMTIILVAFLALATWAEQSGNPAFTRIGVDQHASALQAGGNMEGKEVRFGIVNSTIWATATTAASNGSVNSMHDSYMPLGGMVTLVMMQLGEVVFGGVGSGLYGMLIFVIVAVFVAGLLVGRTPEYLGHKIEAYEMKMASLLILIMPLTVLGLTALGLLMDAGKATIFNPGAHGFSEVLYLFSSQGNNNGSAFAGIGANTPFYNLTGGIAMLIGRYWLAVPTLALAGSLVRKKMIPASEGTLPTYGPLFIFWLIAVVLIVGALNFLPALALGPIVEHFMMVQ from the coding sequence ATGACATTCAACGGAATTCTTCAAATCGTCTTCTTTATAGTGGTGCTACTGGCGCTTGCGAAACCCCTCGGAGCTTTTATGGCCCGCGTCTTCCAACGCGAGCGCACGTTTCTAGATCCTATCCTGGGTCCGGTGGAGCGCTTCATGTACCGGCTCGCCAGGATCAATCCGGATGAAGAAATGGATTGGAAGGCCAACACCGTTGCCATGCTATTATGTAACATCGTCGGGCTATTCGTTGTCTACGCGCTGCAGCGCCTTCAGCAATACCTGCCATGGAACCCGCAAAGCCTTAGTGCCGTCAGTCCCGATTCTTCCTTCAATACCGCCGTCAGTTTTGCGTCCAACACCAACTGGCAGGGTTACGGCGGTGAAACGACGATGAGCTACCTCACGCAGATGCTTGGGCTTACCGTGCAGAATTTTGTATCGGCTGGAACCGGTATGGCCGTGCTCGCACTCTTTATCCGCGGGATTGCGCGTCACTCTATGAAGACCCTGGGCAATTTTTGGGTGGATATGACTCGAAGCGTCGTTTATATCCTCCTTCCTCTCTCTGTCGTCCTCGCCCTCATTCTCGTTTCGCAGGGCGTCATTCAGAATTTTTCGACGTACACATCCGTTTCAGTAGTCGAACCGACTGCAGATACCAGCGGTGCGAACGTGACGGAGCAAGTCATCGCGATGGGTCCGGCGGCCTCGCAAGTCGCGATCAAGCAGCTGGGGACGAATGGCGGAGGCTTCTTCAATGTGAATTCGGCGCATCCGTTTGAAAACCCCACACCGCTCTCGAATTTCCTCGAGATGCTCTCGATCCTTCTCATTGCCGCTGCCCTCTGCCACACGTTCGGCGTCATGGTGGGAGACACTCGTCAGGGCTGGGCATTTATCGCCGCAATGACAATTATTCTGGTCGCATTTCTCGCGCTCGCAACATGGGCTGAGCAGAGCGGAAATCCGGCGTTTACCAGAATCGGAGTCGATCAGCACGCAAGCGCGCTGCAGGCAGGCGGAAACATGGAAGGGAAGGAGGTCCGCTTCGGTATCGTGAACTCGACTATCTGGGCGACCGCGACGACTGCGGCATCGAATGGCTCGGTGAATTCGATGCACGACTCGTACATGCCTCTCGGAGGCATGGTCACGCTCGTGATGATGCAACTGGGCGAGGTGGTCTTTGGTGGCGTAGGGTCTGGATTGTACGGAATGCTGATCTTCGTCATCGTCGCTGTCTTCGTCGCCGGACTGCTTGTGGGACGTACTCCGGAATACCTGGGCCATAAGATCGAGGCATACGAAATGAAGATGGCGTCGCTCCTCATCCTGATCATGCCTCTGACTGTGTTGGGGTTGACAGCGCTCGGACTCCTGATGGATGCCGGCAAGGCCACCATCTTCAATCCGGGGGCACACGGCTTCAGCGAAGTACTCTACTTGTTCAGCTCTCAGGGGAACAACAATGGAAGTGCGTTCGCCGGAATCGGAGCCAATACCCCTTTCTATAATCTCACGGGCGGCATTGCGATGCTTATCGGCCGGTACTGGCTCGCAGTTCCCACGCTTGCCCTTGCCGGCTCACTGGTTCGGAAAAAAATGATCCCTGCATCGGAGGGGACACTTCCCACGTACGGACCTCTGTTCATTTTCTGGCTGATTGCTGTCGTCCTCATCGTCGGAGCCCTGAATTTCCTCCCGGCACTCGCGTTGGGACCAATTGTCGAACATTTCATGATGGTGCAATAA
- the kdpF gene encoding K(+)-transporting ATPase subunit F translates to MNWFYLIAGIISLGLLVYLFVALLRPEIFE, encoded by the coding sequence ATGAACTGGTTCTATCTTATAGCCGGCATCATATCGCTTGGATTGCTGGTCTATCTCTTTGTTGCGCTGCTTAGGCCGGAGATCTTCGAATGA
- the kdpC gene encoding potassium-transporting ATPase subunit KdpC, whose product MFLKSVRTSVIVILLFTVLTGLVYPFIVTGLAQLMFPRKANGSMLMKEGKAIGSELIGQPFSSPKYFWSRPSATSPYAYNAAASTGSNYGPLNPALLDATGKRVKELRDADPQNAEPVPVDLVTASGSGLDPHISVAAALYQVPRVARSRRVSEGEVKSLVNQHSEGRTLGILGEPRVNVLKLNVALDEMKSTSEAQ is encoded by the coding sequence ATGTTTCTGAAATCTGTACGAACGTCCGTCATTGTGATTCTGTTGTTCACGGTTCTCACCGGTTTGGTCTATCCGTTTATCGTCACCGGTCTCGCCCAGTTGATGTTTCCGCGCAAGGCGAATGGAAGTATGCTCATGAAGGAAGGCAAGGCAATCGGTTCCGAGTTGATCGGTCAGCCGTTCAGCAGCCCGAAGTACTTCTGGAGCCGGCCATCGGCAACGTCGCCGTACGCATATAACGCGGCGGCTTCGACGGGATCGAACTACGGTCCACTCAATCCGGCTCTCCTCGATGCGACCGGGAAGAGGGTGAAAGAACTGAGGGATGCCGATCCGCAGAATGCCGAACCTGTCCCCGTCGACCTCGTGACCGCCTCCGGCAGCGGCCTCGATCCTCACATCTCTGTCGCAGCAGCACTCTATCAGGTGCCGAGGGTGGCACGATCACGGCGCGTGAGTGAAGGAGAGGTCAAATCGTTGGTGAATCAACACAGCGAGGGCCGGACATTGGGGATTCTCGGAGAACCTCGTGTGAATGTTCTCAAACTGAACGTCGCGCTTGATGAAATGAAATCAACCTCGGAGGCACAATGA
- a CDS encoding NAD(P)-dependent alcohol dehydrogenase: MKAIVCTKYGPPEVLQLKDAEKPAPKDDEVLIKILATAVTASDIFIRSSQVPIRVLIPFRLMMGLTRPRKPIIGLVLAGEIESTGKDAKRFKTGDQVYGLTGFDLGAYAEYKCMKETDSTHGCLALKPTNISYEEATMVGYGGLLALQFMEKGNIQRGQKVLVYGASGTTGTTAIQYAKYLGASITAVCSTANMELVKSLGADAVIDYTRVDTLNPGVQYDFILDAVGKSKTSKLKEACKKALAPGGKYASIDDGALLLDSKRLALIKELVEAGHIKPVIDRCYPFEELVEAHRYVGKGHKRGGVAIKVV; this comes from the coding sequence TTGAAAGCCATTGTCTGCACGAAATACGGACCGCCGGAAGTTCTTCAGCTCAAAGACGCAGAGAAACCTGCGCCAAAGGATGATGAAGTACTCATAAAGATACTTGCGACAGCGGTGACGGCAAGTGATATTTTCATCCGAAGTTCTCAAGTCCCTATCCGAGTTCTCATACCATTTCGCCTCATGATGGGTTTGACGAGACCGAGAAAGCCCATCATAGGATTGGTGTTGGCAGGAGAGATTGAGTCAACGGGGAAAGACGCTAAGAGATTCAAAACAGGTGACCAGGTCTATGGGCTTACCGGATTTGATCTTGGTGCGTATGCCGAGTACAAATGCATGAAAGAGACAGATTCAACGCATGGGTGCCTGGCGTTGAAGCCGACGAATATCTCCTATGAAGAGGCTACCATGGTTGGTTATGGTGGGCTTCTCGCACTTCAATTTATGGAAAAGGGGAATATCCAACGTGGACAAAAAGTGCTTGTCTATGGAGCTTCTGGAACAACTGGAACAACGGCAATTCAATATGCGAAGTACTTGGGGGCCAGCATTACAGCGGTATGCAGCACGGCAAATATGGAGTTGGTGAAATCTCTGGGAGCAGACGCTGTCATTGATTATACCAGAGTGGATACGCTCAACCCGGGGGTACAATACGATTTTATACTTGATGCCGTTGGCAAAAGCAAAACATCAAAACTGAAAGAGGCGTGTAAAAAAGCTCTTGCTCCGGGAGGGAAATACGCATCAATTGATGATGGAGCGCTCCTGTTGGACTCCAAACGCCTTGCTTTGATCAAAGAGTTGGTTGAAGCTGGACATATCAAACCTGTTATTGACAGATGCTATCCATTTGAAGAGCTTGTCGAAGCTCACAGGTATGTTGGCAAAGGACATAAAAGGGGAGGAGTGGCAATAAAGGTCGTTTAA